A single Paenibacillus sp. FSL R5-0517 DNA region contains:
- a CDS encoding aldo/keto reductase produces the protein MEYRRLGNSGLRVSALGLGTNAFGKRADEAASTRIIHAAMDQGINFIDTANIYAGTESERIIGQALTGRRENAVLATKAGLPRHDGPHGRGSSRYHLQQELEHSLRRLQTDYVDLYQIHTFDPHTPLDETLRTLDDMVTSGKVRYIGASNYAAWELMKALGISEQKGYVRYISTQTSYSLADRTPELELVPMCLDQGVGIIPYFPLAGGILTGKYNGQASIPSGSRADTDPTFNRFLLEHNLQLSEQVSAKAASYGCSPSVLSLAWLLTRPAVSTVIVGATGTEQLEHNLASLDMSLPDELLTDLDQISDSFRRREPFASYRID, from the coding sequence ATGGAATATCGACGTTTGGGCAATAGTGGTTTACGGGTATCGGCACTGGGGCTCGGCACCAATGCATTTGGCAAACGCGCGGATGAAGCAGCTTCTACCCGCATTATTCATGCAGCGATGGATCAGGGCATCAACTTTATCGATACCGCCAATATCTACGCAGGTACCGAATCAGAACGCATCATTGGACAGGCCCTCACAGGTCGTCGGGAAAACGCGGTGCTTGCGACCAAAGCCGGACTTCCCCGGCATGACGGTCCCCATGGGCGCGGTTCCTCCCGCTACCATCTGCAACAAGAGCTGGAACATAGCCTGCGGCGTCTGCAAACCGATTATGTGGATCTGTATCAGATCCACACCTTTGATCCGCATACACCGCTGGATGAGACACTCCGCACGCTAGACGATATGGTCACTTCCGGCAAAGTTCGGTACATCGGCGCCTCCAATTACGCAGCCTGGGAGCTGATGAAAGCTCTCGGGATCAGTGAACAGAAAGGTTATGTGCGCTACATCTCTACCCAAACCAGCTACTCCCTGGCAGACCGTACGCCTGAACTGGAATTGGTACCGATGTGTCTGGATCAGGGTGTAGGCATTATCCCGTATTTCCCGCTCGCAGGCGGTATTCTGACGGGTAAATATAACGGACAGGCCAGCATACCTTCCGGCTCCAGAGCCGACACCGACCCGACCTTCAATCGTTTTCTGCTGGAGCATAATCTTCAACTGAGTGAACAAGTGAGTGCCAAAGCTGCTTCATACGGGTGTTCCCCAAGTGTGCTGTCTCTCGCATGGCTACTGACACGTCCGGCTGTATCCACAGTCATTGTTGGCGCTACAGGCACCGAACAGCTGGAGCATAATCTGGCTAGTCTGGATATGTCACTGCCCGATGAGCTGTTGACCGATCTGGATCAGATCAGTGACTCTTTCCGTCGCCGCGAGCCATTTGCGTCCTACCGAATCGATTAA
- a CDS encoding aldo/keto reductase, with translation MTTAQTAQHLQSTVSLHNGVSMPWFGLGVFKVEEGTELVDAVKNAIKHGYRSIDTAAIYGNESGVGQAIAEALQENNLKREELFVTSKVWNADLGYEETLAAFDTTLNKLGLEYLDLYLIHWPKAGKYKAAWKAMEELYAAGRIKAIGVSNFQIHHLEDLMQDAEVKPMINQVEYHPRLTQVELKAFCEKHGIQLEAWSPLMQGQLLDNPVLTAIASAKGKSVAQVILRWDLQNGVITIPKSTKEHRIIENSSIFDFELSNEEMDQISALNEDVRVGPDPDNFDF, from the coding sequence ATGACAACAGCTCAAACCGCACAACATTTACAATCCACAGTAAGTCTGCATAACGGTGTTTCTATGCCTTGGTTCGGATTAGGTGTATTTAAGGTAGAAGAAGGAACTGAATTGGTTGATGCTGTGAAAAATGCAATTAAACATGGCTACCGCAGTATCGATACTGCTGCAATATACGGTAATGAATCCGGTGTTGGACAAGCGATTGCAGAAGCTTTGCAAGAAAACAATTTGAAGCGCGAAGAACTGTTTGTTACATCTAAAGTATGGAATGCAGACCTCGGATATGAAGAGACACTTGCTGCTTTTGATACCACATTGAACAAACTAGGATTGGAATACCTGGATCTGTATCTGATTCATTGGCCTAAGGCAGGCAAATACAAAGCAGCCTGGAAAGCCATGGAGGAGCTGTACGCAGCCGGCCGCATTAAGGCCATCGGTGTGAGTAACTTCCAGATTCATCACCTCGAAGACCTGATGCAGGATGCCGAAGTGAAACCGATGATCAATCAGGTGGAATACCACCCTCGCCTGACTCAGGTAGAACTCAAGGCTTTCTGCGAAAAGCATGGTATCCAGCTCGAAGCATGGTCACCTCTGATGCAAGGTCAGCTGTTGGACAATCCAGTACTCACGGCTATTGCTTCAGCCAAAGGCAAATCCGTTGCACAAGTCATCCTGCGTTGGGATCTGCAAAATGGAGTCATTACCATTCCGAAGTCCACCAAGGAACACCGGATTATTGAAAATTCCTCCATCTTCGACTTTGAACTTTCCAATGAAGAGATGGATCAGATCAGTGCTCTGAACGAAGATGTACGCGTTGGACCTGATCCGGACAACTTCGATTTTTAA
- a CDS encoding glycosyl hydrolase family 18 protein — MNQAIRFRPVITFALAFLLLLLWFVPRADAAAQWQAGTAYKKGDLVTYQNKDYECIQAHTALTGWEPSVVPALWKYVGEGSGGETPTPDTAPPSVPAGLTSSAITNTSVSLAWNASTDNVGVVAYEVYRNGVLVTSTSTTTVVVTGLTASTTYAFTVKAKDAAGNISAASTSLSVTTSNGSSNPGPTGSKWLIGYWHNFDNGSTNIRLRNVSTAYDVINVSFAEPISHGSGTLAFTPYNATVAEFKSDIAYLQSQGKKVLLSMGGANGTIELTDATKRQQFEDSLKSIISTYGFNGLDIDLEGSSLSLNAGDTDFRSPTTPKIVNFIQGVKAVKSHFGANFILTAAPETAYVQGGYLSYGGPWGAYLPVIHALRNDLTLLHVQHYNTGSMVGLDGRSYAQGTADFHVAMAEMLLQGFHVGGSSGPYFSALRPDQIAIGVPASQQAAGGGYTTPADLQKALNYLIKGVSYGGSYTLRQPAGYAGIKGIMTWSINWDAYTNNQFSSAHRPFLNGLSTQTTKEVVY, encoded by the coding sequence TTGAATCAAGCTATTCGATTCCGCCCGGTTATTACATTTGCTTTGGCATTTCTTCTACTTCTTTTGTGGTTTGTACCGAGAGCCGATGCCGCCGCCCAGTGGCAGGCAGGCACCGCATACAAGAAAGGAGACCTCGTCACTTATCAAAATAAAGATTATGAGTGTATTCAGGCCCATACGGCATTGACCGGATGGGAGCCCTCTGTTGTACCCGCGTTGTGGAAATACGTCGGGGAAGGTTCGGGAGGCGAAACGCCAACGCCAGATACGGCGCCACCTTCTGTTCCTGCGGGTCTGACTTCATCCGCCATAACGAACACCTCCGTTAGCCTTGCCTGGAATGCATCCACGGACAATGTGGGCGTAGTGGCATATGAGGTGTACCGGAACGGCGTTCTTGTGACAAGTACTTCAACTACAACGGTTGTAGTCACAGGACTGACGGCCAGCACGACCTATGCATTTACGGTAAAAGCCAAAGATGCCGCAGGCAATATATCCGCTGCGAGCACCTCCCTCAGTGTAACAACTTCCAACGGTTCTTCTAATCCTGGGCCAACCGGCAGCAAATGGCTGATCGGCTACTGGCACAACTTCGATAATGGTTCAACGAATATCAGACTTCGTAATGTATCAACAGCCTATGACGTCATTAATGTCTCCTTTGCCGAACCGATTTCACATGGCAGCGGAACACTTGCTTTTACTCCATACAATGCGACGGTAGCCGAATTCAAATCCGATATTGCCTACCTGCAAAGCCAAGGGAAAAAAGTACTGCTTTCCATGGGCGGAGCCAACGGTACCATTGAACTTACCGACGCAACCAAGAGACAGCAATTCGAAGATTCGTTAAAATCAATCATTTCCACCTATGGTTTCAATGGTCTCGACATCGACCTGGAAGGAAGCTCCCTGTCTCTGAATGCAGGGGATACCGATTTCCGTAGTCCAACTACACCGAAAATTGTTAACTTCATCCAAGGTGTGAAAGCGGTTAAGTCACACTTCGGCGCCAATTTCATCCTGACGGCTGCGCCGGAGACGGCCTATGTACAGGGGGGATATCTAAGCTACGGTGGTCCTTGGGGAGCATACCTGCCAGTCATCCATGCTTTGCGTAATGACCTGACCCTGCTTCATGTACAGCACTATAACACGGGCTCCATGGTGGGTCTGGATGGGCGCTCTTACGCCCAGGGAACAGCTGATTTCCATGTGGCTATGGCTGAGATGCTGCTTCAGGGCTTTCATGTAGGCGGCAGCTCCGGTCCTTACTTTAGTGCCTTGCGACCGGATCAGATTGCCATCGGCGTACCGGCTTCCCAACAGGCTGCCGGAGGTGGGTATACCACGCCAGCCGATCTGCAGAAGGCGCTGAATTATCTGATCAAAGGTGTGTCGTACGGCGGTTCCTATACTTTGCGCCAGCCTGCGGGCTATGCGGGGATAAAAGGGATTATGACCTGGTCAATCAACTGGGACGCATATACGAATAATCAGTTTTCGAGCGCACATCGTCCGTTCCTGAACGGGCTGAGTACGCAAACGACAAAGGAGGTTGTGTATTAG
- a CDS encoding MFS transporter gives MLQDSKRSTWALLALAISAFAIGTTEFISVGLLPLIADDLGISVTTAGLTVTLYALGVTFGAPVLTSLTSTISRKTLLLAIMIVFIAGNTMAALSTGITMLLIARVISALAHGVFMSIGSTIAADLVPANRRASAIAIMFSGLTIATVTGVPLGTLIGQHMGWRAAFILIVGVGIIAMIGNLILVPSTLKRGTRTAFRDQLKLVTGGRLLLAFAITAVGYGGTFVVFTYLSPLLHDISGYSEKTVAFILLLYGIAIAVGNIIGGRAANRNPLKALFYMFIIQTIILGVMYFTVPFKLAALLTIMGMGLLAFMNVPGLQMYVVTLAERYAPQAKDVASAFNIAAFNAGIAIGAYLGGVINDSMGLIHTTWVGALMVLVAVILTAWAKMLESKDQHGSVNMEKASF, from the coding sequence ATGTTACAAGATTCAAAACGCAGCACATGGGCGCTGCTGGCACTGGCCATTAGTGCGTTCGCCATCGGTACCACAGAATTTATCAGCGTTGGGCTCCTGCCCCTCATTGCAGATGACCTGGGCATTTCCGTAACTACAGCGGGACTGACCGTTACTTTATATGCATTGGGCGTTACCTTTGGGGCTCCTGTTCTGACCTCACTGACGTCTACCATATCACGCAAAACGCTATTGCTTGCCATCATGATTGTATTCATCGCAGGTAACACGATGGCTGCGCTATCGACAGGCATTACCATGTTACTCATAGCACGAGTGATATCCGCGCTTGCACATGGCGTATTCATGTCCATCGGCTCCACCATCGCAGCGGATCTGGTACCTGCCAACCGTAGGGCGAGTGCCATTGCCATCATGTTCTCCGGTCTAACCATTGCCACAGTAACCGGTGTACCTCTCGGTACACTTATCGGTCAACATATGGGATGGCGCGCTGCATTTATCCTGATTGTTGGGGTTGGCATCATTGCGATGATTGGAAACCTCATACTCGTGCCATCCACGTTGAAGCGAGGAACACGAACGGCATTTCGGGATCAGCTGAAGCTAGTTACAGGTGGGCGCTTGCTGCTTGCTTTTGCCATTACTGCTGTTGGGTACGGAGGAACATTTGTTGTCTTCACGTATCTGTCCCCATTGTTGCATGATATCAGTGGATATTCCGAGAAAACAGTCGCGTTCATTCTGTTGTTGTACGGAATTGCCATTGCTGTCGGCAACATCATCGGCGGCAGAGCAGCCAATCGTAACCCGCTCAAGGCGCTCTTCTACATGTTCATCATTCAGACCATCATTCTAGGTGTCATGTACTTCACCGTTCCGTTTAAGCTGGCAGCACTGCTCACCATTATGGGGATGGGACTACTTGCCTTCATGAATGTGCCTGGTCTTCAGATGTACGTTGTAACTTTGGCTGAACGATATGCACCACAGGCCAAAGATGTAGCCTCAGCCTTTAACATCGCCGCATTTAATGCCGGGATTGCTATAGGTGCCTATTTGGGTGGCGTGATCAATGACTCCATGGGTCTGATTCACACGACATGGGTCGGAGCCTTGATGGTTCTTGTAGCTGTAATCCTGACCGCATGGGCTAAAATGCTGGAAAGCAAGGATCAACATGGGTCCGTCAACATGGAGAAAGCTTCATTCTAA
- a CDS encoding winged helix-turn-helix transcriptional regulator, whose amino-acid sequence MVRKKYNISVEATLEVIGGKWKCVILCHLTHGKRRTSDLKRIMPAITQKMLTQQLRELENDGIVNRIVYNQVPPKVEYELSDYGRSLEPILNALCNWGDQHIVKEYGDKSAVLEDNGLNDFNSDNRELVQP is encoded by the coding sequence ATGGTCAGAAAGAAATATAACATCTCGGTTGAAGCTACTCTGGAGGTGATCGGTGGCAAGTGGAAATGCGTCATTCTCTGTCATCTGACACATGGGAAAAGACGAACCAGTGATCTCAAGCGTATTATGCCCGCAATTACACAGAAAATGTTAACACAACAACTGAGAGAGCTTGAAAACGACGGGATCGTTAACCGAATCGTATACAATCAGGTCCCTCCCAAAGTAGAATACGAATTAAGTGATTACGGGCGGAGTCTTGAACCGATTCTCAATGCGCTCTGTAATTGGGGAGATCAACATATTGTGAAGGAATACGGAGACAAATCAGCAGTTCTGGAAGACAATGGGCTCAATGATTTTAACTCTGACAATAGGGAGCTGGTGCAGCCGTGA
- a CDS encoding glycoside hydrolase family 88 protein, whose product MQVQTQLSWSERIAATIIQQCDGDGYHAFPSGRWAYVEGMTLMAMARTGRYYGKQEYVDFMKKHMDLYIQPDGSIGTYTLEEYNLDQINQGKNLFALLEGAEDQRYAEAAHLLAAQLAGQPRTSEGGFWHKKIYPFQMWLDGLYMSSPFLSEYAKTFDHPELWDEVAHQILLIERQTREPRSGLLYHGWDESKEQVWADSSTGCSPHFWSRAMGWYAMAIVDSVEHFPVNHAKRGTIIGIFERMCHALVRVQEQESGLWFQVLDQGFRKGNYLEASGSSMFVYALAKGVRLKYLEPHFRAAAEKGWQGLSSRLVEETADGVRLNGICHGAGLSLDRDGSYSYYVSEAVVSDSFMGVAPLLLAALEMERLP is encoded by the coding sequence ATGCAGGTACAGACGCAGTTATCCTGGTCTGAGCGAATTGCAGCAACGATCATCCAGCAATGTGACGGGGACGGTTATCATGCGTTCCCTTCGGGACGATGGGCATACGTGGAAGGCATGACATTGATGGCGATGGCACGAACCGGGCGTTATTATGGCAAGCAAGAGTATGTTGATTTTATGAAAAAACATATGGACCTGTATATCCAGCCCGACGGCTCTATTGGCACGTATACTTTGGAAGAATATAATCTGGATCAGATTAATCAGGGGAAAAACCTGTTTGCATTGCTTGAGGGTGCTGAAGATCAGCGTTACGCAGAAGCGGCGCATCTCCTGGCTGCACAGCTCGCAGGGCAACCTCGAACGTCGGAGGGCGGATTCTGGCACAAAAAAATCTATCCATTCCAGATGTGGCTGGACGGCTTGTATATGTCGTCACCTTTTCTATCCGAGTATGCGAAGACATTTGATCACCCCGAGTTATGGGATGAAGTGGCACACCAGATTCTGCTGATCGAACGCCAGACCCGTGAGCCGCGGAGCGGGCTGCTCTATCATGGCTGGGATGAATCGAAGGAGCAGGTCTGGGCCGATTCATCGACAGGTTGCTCGCCACACTTCTGGAGCCGGGCGATGGGCTGGTATGCCATGGCCATTGTAGACAGCGTGGAGCATTTCCCCGTGAATCATGCAAAGCGCGGAACCATCATCGGTATCTTCGAACGGATGTGCCATGCTTTGGTGCGCGTGCAGGAGCAGGAGAGCGGGTTATGGTTCCAGGTGCTGGATCAGGGCTTCCGCAAAGGCAACTATCTGGAAGCATCCGGGTCAAGCATGTTTGTATATGCGCTTGCGAAGGGTGTGCGGCTAAAGTATCTGGAGCCGCATTTCAGAGCAGCGGCGGAGAAAGGATGGCAGGGGCTTTCCTCCAGATTGGTGGAGGAGACGGCTGATGGCGTTCGGTTAAACGGGATCTGTCATGGCGCAGGACTAAGTCTGGACCGGGATGGCTCGTACAGCTACTATGTGAGCGAAGCGGTTGTAAGCGATTCCTTTATGGGGGTGGCACCGCTCCTGCTGGCAGCGCTGGAAATGGAGCGATTGCCATGA
- a CDS encoding TIGR00266 family protein yields the protein MNYEILYDGAFAMLKVHLQRGERFKAESGAMVSMTPTVELKGSAEGGMFAGFGRMLSGEKFFFQELTAAGGPAEILLSPSSMGDVEAVELDGSYSLYVQKDGFLAGTEGIQVNTKMQNLKKGLFSGEGFFIIEISGRGTVFLSSYGAIHAINLAAGEEMIVDNAHLVAWPHYVDYRIEKASQGWLSSVTSGEGLVCRFRGEGTILIQSRNPQGFGQWVKQFIPTR from the coding sequence GTGAACTATGAGATTCTATATGATGGTGCTTTTGCGATGCTTAAGGTACATTTGCAGCGGGGAGAGCGTTTCAAGGCCGAAAGCGGTGCGATGGTATCCATGACGCCAACGGTTGAACTGAAGGGTTCGGCAGAAGGTGGAATGTTTGCCGGGTTCGGTCGAATGCTGAGCGGAGAGAAGTTCTTCTTTCAGGAACTAACGGCTGCGGGCGGGCCAGCAGAGATTCTGCTCTCACCTTCAAGCATGGGCGATGTAGAAGCTGTCGAATTGGACGGTTCCTATTCACTCTATGTGCAGAAAGATGGATTTCTAGCGGGGACCGAGGGCATACAGGTGAATACCAAAATGCAAAACCTGAAGAAAGGTCTCTTTTCGGGAGAAGGTTTCTTCATTATTGAGATCAGTGGACGTGGAACTGTATTTCTGTCTTCCTATGGAGCAATCCATGCGATTAATCTGGCAGCAGGTGAAGAAATGATCGTGGATAACGCTCATCTGGTGGCATGGCCTCATTATGTAGATTACCGTATAGAGAAGGCTTCACAGGGCTGGTTATCCAGTGTTACAAGTGGAGAAGGATTGGTATGCCGGTTCCGTGGAGAAGGGACCATTCTTATACAGAGCCGTAATCCGCAAGGATTCGGACAATGGGTGAAGCAGTTCATCCCAACGCGCTAA
- a CDS encoding pectinesterase family protein, whose product MTQQRLPNAALEPSSSCLTVASDGTGDYVTIQAAVDALPENGIGNVPIRVKAGVYYEKLHMEKPGIHLIGDGAEQTIITYDDHALKKFPDGSPYHTFHSYTAFIGADNFTAEGISFVNAAGPGKEVGQALAVYVDGDRAVFRRCRLIGHQDTIFTGPLPEQPMDRSYFGGPRDGAERRKLRQYFEDCYIEGDIDFIFGSATVVFKGCEIFTKNRLTEAEAADGQVNGWITAASTPEDVRYGYVFLDCDLTSNAPPQSVYLGRPWRHHAKVCFLNCWIGAHVKREGWHNWNKTDAEQTVQYAEYNSAGPGAAHAADRVTWAKILTEQEAAEYALPLILSGVDGWQPFEGRGEQQR is encoded by the coding sequence ATGACACAGCAGAGATTGCCGAATGCAGCATTGGAACCATCGTCTTCCTGTCTGACTGTTGCTTCAGACGGGACGGGGGATTATGTGACGATTCAGGCTGCAGTTGATGCGCTGCCGGAGAATGGCATCGGAAACGTCCCGATTCGAGTGAAAGCTGGCGTCTATTATGAGAAGCTGCATATGGAGAAGCCGGGCATCCATCTGATTGGTGACGGGGCGGAGCAGACGATCATTACGTATGATGATCATGCACTCAAGAAGTTCCCGGACGGGTCGCCATATCATACGTTTCATTCCTATACCGCTTTTATCGGTGCCGATAATTTCACGGCAGAGGGGATTTCATTCGTAAATGCTGCCGGGCCGGGCAAGGAGGTTGGTCAGGCGCTGGCCGTTTACGTAGATGGAGACCGGGCGGTCTTTCGCCGCTGTCGTCTGATCGGTCACCAGGATACGATTTTCACTGGCCCGCTACCAGAGCAGCCTATGGACCGCAGTTACTTTGGCGGGCCACGCGATGGTGCCGAGCGGCGCAAACTGCGACAGTATTTCGAAGACTGTTACATTGAAGGCGATATCGATTTTATTTTTGGCTCGGCTACGGTGGTATTTAAGGGCTGCGAGATTTTTACGAAGAATCGCCTGACCGAAGCGGAGGCTGCGGATGGACAAGTGAACGGCTGGATTACCGCAGCATCTACGCCGGAGGATGTACGTTACGGCTATGTATTTCTGGACTGTGATCTGACCAGCAATGCTCCGCCGCAGTCGGTGTATCTGGGCAGACCGTGGCGTCATCATGCCAAAGTCTGTTTCCTCAACTGCTGGATCGGCGCTCATGTGAAGCGGGAGGGCTGGCATAACTGGAACAAGACTGATGCAGAGCAGACCGTCCAGTATGCGGAGTATAACAGTGCTGGGCCTGGTGCCGCACATGCTGCCGATCGTGTGACTTGGGCCAAAATACTGACCGAACAGGAAGCGGCGGAATACGCTCTACCTCTGATTCTATCCGGCGTGGATGGATGGCAGCCTTTCGAAGGGAGAGGGGAACAGCAGCGGTAA
- a CDS encoding MarR family transcriptional regulator, which translates to MKSSRYKNAQESPGYLLWQVTAMWQKEVRRVLEPLELTQPQFVLLHACLWLNERDEEGKGVTQVQIAQFAKVDVNVTSQVLRALEKRGLITRARHQTDTRANIITTTEEGTRLAIEGIHLVEESDKAFFETLDDRKEEYMQIMQEFLRQKTEG; encoded by the coding sequence ATGAAAAGCTCACGGTATAAAAACGCACAAGAAAGCCCGGGATATCTGTTATGGCAGGTTACAGCGATGTGGCAAAAGGAAGTACGCAGGGTGCTGGAGCCACTCGAACTGACACAGCCCCAATTTGTATTGTTGCATGCCTGTCTGTGGCTCAATGAACGTGATGAGGAAGGCAAGGGAGTCACTCAGGTTCAGATTGCACAATTTGCCAAAGTAGATGTTAATGTGACTTCTCAGGTTCTGCGTGCTCTTGAAAAGAGAGGCTTGATTACGCGTGCTCGTCATCAGACGGATACACGTGCCAATATAATTACCACAACGGAAGAAGGAACCCGATTGGCCATTGAAGGAATCCACTTGGTTGAGGAGTCGGACAAGGCTTTTTTCGAAACTTTGGATGATCGTAAGGAAGAGTATATGCAGATCATGCAGGAGTTTCTTCGCCAAAAAACAGAGGGCTAA
- a CDS encoding glycosyl hydrolase family 18 protein yields MIPFNKHTAFKKTAKFLLGLSLLLSIIVPSFVLQPATAAAADSYKIVGYYPSWAAYGRNYNVTDIDPTKVTHINYAFADICWNGVHGNPDPSGPNPVTWTCQNEKSQTINVPNGTIVLGDPWIDTGKTFAGDTWDQPIAGNINQLNKLKQINPNLKTIISVGGWTWSNRFSDVAATAATREVFANSAVDFLRKYNFDGVDLDWEYPVSGGLDGNSKRPEDKQNYTLLLSKIREKLDAAGAVDGKKYLLTIASGASTTYAANTELANIAAIVDWINIMTYDFNGAWQKVSAHNAPLNYDPAASTAGVPDANTFNVAAGAQGHLNAGVPAAKLVLGVPFYGRGWDGCAQAGNGQYQTCTGGSSVGTWEAGSFDFYDLETNYINKNGYTRYWNDTAKVPYLYNASNKRFISYDDAESIGYKTAYIKSKGLGGAMFWELSGDRNKTLQNKLKADLPTGGTVPPADTTAPSVPGNARSTGVTVNSVTLAWNASTDNVGVTGYNVYNGANLAASVNGTTATISGLSAGTSYTFTIKAKDAAGNLSAASNAVTVSTTTQPGGDTQAPTAPMNLASTAQTASSITLSWAASTDNVGVTGYDVYNGTALATSVTGTTATISGLAADTSYTFTVKAKDAAGNSSVASNALTVKTAAGTTNPGVSAWQANTAYTVGQLVTYSGKTYKCLQSHTSLPGWEPSNVPALWQVQ; encoded by the coding sequence ATGATACCTTTCAATAAACACACTGCTTTCAAGAAAACCGCAAAGTTTCTCCTGGGTCTATCCCTGCTCTTATCCATCATTGTTCCTTCTTTTGTGCTCCAACCCGCTACGGCGGCGGCAGCAGATTCTTATAAAATTGTTGGTTACTATCCGTCCTGGGCTGCGTACGGGAGAAACTATAATGTAACAGATATCGACCCAACCAAGGTCACGCATATCAACTATGCGTTTGCCGATATTTGCTGGAACGGTGTTCATGGGAATCCGGACCCTTCGGGCCCAAATCCTGTGACTTGGACTTGTCAGAATGAAAAAAGTCAGACAATTAATGTGCCCAACGGAACAATTGTACTTGGCGATCCTTGGATCGATACAGGGAAGACATTTGCAGGGGATACATGGGATCAACCCATTGCAGGCAATATCAATCAGCTGAACAAGCTGAAACAAATCAATCCTAATCTGAAGACAATCATCTCTGTGGGAGGATGGACGTGGTCCAACCGCTTCTCTGATGTAGCTGCGACTGCTGCAACGCGAGAAGTATTTGCGAACTCTGCCGTGGATTTCCTGCGAAAATACAACTTTGACGGGGTGGATCTGGACTGGGAGTATCCGGTATCAGGCGGGCTTGATGGTAACAGCAAACGTCCTGAGGATAAGCAAAATTACACGCTGCTTCTGAGCAAAATCCGTGAGAAGCTGGATGCTGCGGGAGCTGTGGACGGCAAGAAGTATCTGCTTACGATTGCAAGCGGTGCGTCGACGACCTATGCTGCGAATACAGAGCTTGCCAATATAGCGGCCATCGTCGACTGGATTAATATTATGACATACGACTTTAACGGGGCCTGGCAAAAAGTCAGCGCGCATAACGCGCCGTTGAACTATGACCCTGCGGCTTCGACTGCCGGGGTGCCGGATGCCAATACATTTAATGTGGCTGCCGGAGCACAAGGACATTTGAATGCTGGCGTGCCGGCCGCCAAACTTGTGCTTGGTGTTCCATTCTATGGCCGCGGCTGGGATGGATGCGCACAGGCGGGCAATGGCCAGTATCAGACCTGTACGGGAGGTTCCTCCGTTGGAACATGGGAAGCAGGTTCCTTTGACTTCTATGATCTGGAGACCAACTACATTAACAAAAACGGGTACACGCGTTACTGGAATGATACGGCCAAAGTGCCATATCTCTATAATGCATCCAACAAGCGTTTTATTAGCTATGATGATGCGGAGTCGATTGGATATAAAACCGCTTATATCAAGAGCAAGGGGCTCGGCGGTGCGATGTTCTGGGAGCTTAGCGGTGACCGCAACAAAACACTCCAAAATAAACTAAAAGCCGATCTGCCTACCGGAGGTACAGTACCTCCAGCAGATACGACGGCGCCAAGCGTACCGGGAAATGCCCGCTCGACAGGTGTGACGGTCAACTCGGTGACGCTCGCTTGGAATGCTTCAACGGATAATGTCGGGGTTACCGGGTATAACGTCTACAATGGTGCCAATCTTGCTGCCTCCGTCAACGGAACGACCGCAACAATCAGCGGTCTGTCCGCGGGTACTTCCTATACCTTTACGATCAAAGCAAAAGATGCGGCAGGTAATCTGTCTGCAGCCAGTAATGCTGTAACTGTAAGCACCACGACTCAGCCTGGAGGTGATACACAAGCGCCAACTGCACCGATGAACCTGGCATCGACAGCGCAAACGGCATCCAGCATAACGCTGAGCTGGGCGGCATCTACGGATAACGTGGGTGTAACGGGTTATGATGTGTACAATGGAACGGCTTTGGCGACATCTGTCACCGGAACGACAGCAACGATCAGTGGGCTCGCTGCGGATACCTCGTATACATTTACGGTAAAAGCAAAGGATGCGGCGGGGAATAGTTCTGTTGCGAGCAATGCGTTGACTGTGAAAACGGCAGCAGGAACGACGAACCCGGGCGTTTCCGCCTGGCAGGCGAATACAGCCTATACTGTAGGACAACTGGTCACGTATAGCGGCAAGACGTATAAATGTTTGCAGTCCCACACTTCCTTGCCTGGGTGGGAACCTTCCAATGTTCCTGCATTGTGGCAGGTTCAATAG